The Esox lucius isolate fEsoLuc1 chromosome 5, fEsoLuc1.pri, whole genome shotgun sequence genome includes a region encoding these proteins:
- the LOC105030294 gene encoding cytochrome c oxidase subunit NDUFA4 has translation MVIAFVTKTLKNHPALIPLLVFISGGTIMSGTYLARLALRNPDVSWDRKNNPEPWNNIAPNEQYKLFAVNMDYSKLKKDRPDF, from the exons ATGGTGATTGCTTTCGTGACAAAGACACTGAAAAACCATCCAGCA CTAATCCCGCTTTTGGTTTTCATCAGTGGAGGAACAATTATGTCTGGGACATACCTTGCTCGACTTGCCCTGCGCAACCCTGATGTCTC ATGGGATCGAAAGAACAACCCAGAGCCTTGGAACAACATTGCTCCCAACGAGCAATACAAA CTCTTTGCAGTCAACATGGACTACTCCAAGCTGAAGAAGGATAGGCCTGACTTCTAG